A single genomic interval of Seriola aureovittata isolate HTS-2021-v1 ecotype China chromosome 10, ASM2101889v1, whole genome shotgun sequence harbors:
- the LOC130176317 gene encoding uncharacterized protein LOC130176317, with translation MRHQSFVSLQREPVHHENKEDVTSLSEEMVQHKPDSKQEQEDFLVVPSAPYEHSSSDYNHPFGLLVKEHTPKKTVEGISFPTIKDFRHFIEAMKSSFLTPGSDLSRHFQTARETMKIELTSGAQNINGESSTRSDSVTEGSAHDDNSKNEVWREPTNTVFEQSEQDANYEKPRESFSFPDPVDFTANLISPSVYDNQDYGPVSALYPRHNFADTDHVLSNYGSLANGGNPGENPDIFTNAPEVQNEDVQSTSYMLPEQTTSGSFFGGDFYYSSQVTASPVNPPNSPSQQIGYYLSKTSSVKPLTSEKNIQQPTYSSHSGDSFTGYQKPSGGFEFGNDFQREELHRVTQADVLSPQKPPSLNSYSKSLYVSAPRGQLYIPDNLPKHRERPAQSVQTYQPTVDKEKKDVNYTPTMHLPVSHGSTNSHVGVVASGPHDPQHQVFSGKQPVRSHLVFIMKPSSALHDSSRHDGYLRNQSDSRPSSLNTHAKNEEISDLSKQNLVSAIQEPEQMNDNTPIPTSSVLDLTQSMISSQVSGSFNSPTNLAPTSEPKKAFSRLFGNEVMSRNFEIRNIISDGFPSSDTYGASNPLGSFSTQQRQGISLNDVFATRAGLLQTFLQPTKVQKRPAKVNKEPSNMAYHPPKPLSASKVSGSGLNGVFWRNGGNTKRLPPQTGPNMSPPSVNAYVIKSRNGYVRGKVSLSKTYYTPYRHVEGNTAKDQWKPAPGKQKAPLYPTM, from the coding sequence ATGAGGCATCAGAGTTTTGTTTCCCTTCAGAGAGAACCAGTCcatcatgaaaacaaagaggatgTTACCAGCCTTAGTGAAGAGATGGTGCAACACAAACCAGACTCGAAACAGGAGCAAGAAGACTTTTTAGTGGTCCCCTCTGCTCCCTATGAGCATTCAAGTTCTGATTATAATCATCCTTTTGGCCTTCTAGTGAAGGAGCACACACCAAAGAAAACTGTGGAGGGCATCAGTTTCCCAACAATCAAagatttcagacattttattgaaGCTATGAAGAGCTCCTTCTTAACACCAGGAAGTGACCTGAGCAGACATTTTCAAACTGCACGGGAAACAATGAAGATTGAGTTGACTTCTGGTGCTCAAAATATTAACGGAGAGTCTTCTACTAGGTCTGATTCTGTAACAGAAGGATCTGCCCATGATgacaacagtaaaaatgaaGTCTGGCGTGAACCTACAAATACAGTGTTTGAACAGAGTGAACAAGATGCCAACTACGAAAAGCCAAGAGAAAGCTTCTCTTTTCCTGATCCTGTCGACTTCACCGCAAATCTCATTTCTCCTAGTGTTTATGACAATCAAGACTATGGCCCTGTCTCTGCGCTCTACCCACGCCATAATTTTGCAGACACAGATCATGTCTTAAGTAATTATGGAAGTTTGGCCAATGGTGGAAACCCTGGGGAAAACcctgacattttcacaaatgCTCCTGAAGTGCAAAATGAAGATGTTCAGTCAACAAGCTACATGCTCCCTGAACAAACAACCTCTGGCTCATTCTTTGGAGgggatttttattacagtagCCAGGTGACTGCATCCCCTGTCAACCCCCCAAACAGCCCATCTCAACAAATCGGCTATTATTTAAGTAAGACATCCAGTGTAAAACCTCTAACCTCTGAGAAGAATATCCAACAACCAACATATTCATCTCACAGTGGAGACTCTTTTACAGGGTATCAAAAACCATCAGGTGGCTTTGAATTTGGTAACGATTTCCAAAGAGAGGAACTACACAGAGTGACTCAAGCTGATGTCCTGTCTCCCCAAAAGCCCCCATCTTTGAATTCCTATAGTAAAAGTTTATATGTCAGTGCACCAAGAGGTCAACTCTACATCCCAGATAATCTACCCAAACACAGGGAAAGACCAGCCCAATCAGTTCAAACGTATCAACCAACTGTTGACAAGGAAAAAAAGGATGTAAACTACACTCCCACCATGCACCTGCCTGTATCTCATGGTTCTACTAACAGCCATGTGGGTGTTGTAGCAAGTGGCCCACATGACCCTCAGCATCAAGTGTTTAGCGGAAAGCAGCCTGTCAGATCCCACCTAGTGTTTATTATGAAACCTTCAAGCGCTCTTCATGACTCAAGCAGACATGATGGCTATCTCAGAAACCAGAGTGATTCTCGTCCATCCAGCCTCAATACCCATGCAAAAAATGAGGAGATATCTGACCTGTCCAAGCAGAATCTAGTGTCTGCCATTCAGGAGCCAGaacaaatgaatgacaatacTCCCATTCCCACTTCCAGTGTCTTAGATTTAACCCAGAGTATGATCTCCTCTCAGGTCAGTGGAAGTTTTAACTCTCCAACTAACTTGGCTCCAACCTCAGAACCAAAGAAAGCCTTTTCAAGATTATTTGGCAATGAAGTCATGTCTAGGAACTTTGAAATTAGGAATATAATCTCTGATGGGTTTCCATCTAGTGATACATATGGTGCCAGTAACCCCCTGGGCTCATTTTCTACCCAACAAAGGCAAGGCATTTCTCTAAATGATGTCTTTGCTACCAGAGCTGGCCTTCTACAGACCTTCTTACAACCAACCAAAGTACAGAAACGTCCAGCCAAAGTGAATAAAGAGCCCAGCAACATGGCCTACCACCCCCCTAAACCACTGTCAGCATCCAAAGTGTCTGGTTCTGGTCTTAATGGTGTCTTTTGGAGGAATGGTGGCAACACGAAAAGACTTCCTCCTCAAACAGGCCCCAATATGTCACCACCATCTGTAAACGCATATGTTATAAAGTCCAGAAACGGCTATGTACGGGGCAAAGTATCTCTATCAAAGACCTATTATACACCATATCGGCACGTTGAAGGTAACACTGCTAAAGACCAATGGAAACCTGccccaggaaaacaaaaagctcCACTTTATCCCACGATGTAA
- the armc10 gene encoding armadillo repeat-containing protein 10 — MGDGSVIPRLGNMKALLGIVAGAGASYGLYKLISGGSFKRNKKSATSESPSVRSNQPSEVTLQPGSLLAKVSGLDVVCPRPTDVASGGIIHQSPGNLEPQHLKMLLSCLQTSNNSSDRCRIMVTLGNAAAFTVNQNLIREFEGIPVIAGFLSDPAAEVRVQTLNALNNLCMNIQNQEQLKVYVPQVLELIEMSPVNSDLQLGALRLLTNLSVTDKHQHLLKESITLLLSLLVVSNEALQVQALRVLVNLSSNPDMMDDIVQAQAPASVVLLFDARTASTVLLRLLTFAGNLQAWRPSAQVADELRRKQDCLFRVMLDESSQLHSRLVQLLSHPDGEIQAQVARILT; from the exons ATGGGCGATGGCAGTGTCATTCCTAGGCTCGGCAACATGAAGGCATTGCTTGGAATAgttgctggagctggagcttcTTATGGGTTATACAAACTTATCAGCGGAGGAAGCttcaaaagaaataagaaaagtgCCACCAGTGAAAGTCCTAGTGTCAGGAGCAATCAGCCCAGTGAAGTGACCCTGCAACCGGGAAGCCTGCTGGCTAAAGTGTCTGGACTGGATGTTGTCTGCCCCCGACCTACGGATGTTGCATCAG GTGGCATCATCCACCAGTCCCCTGGCAACCTGGAGCCACAGCACCTGAAAATGCTGCTGTCATGTCTGCAGACCAGCAATAATTCATCTGACAGATGTCGGATTATGGTTACGTTAGGAAACGCTGCTGCCTTCACTGTGAATCAG AATCTAATACGggaatttgaagggattcctgTCATAGCAGGTTTCCTCTCTGATCCTGCAGCAGAGGTTAGAGTGCAGACGCTGAATGCTTTAAATAATCTGTGTATGAACATCCAAAACCAGGAGCAACTAAAG GTTTATGTGCCGCAAGTGCTGGAACTGATTGAGATGTCACCAGTGAATTCTGACCTTCAGCTTGGTGCTCTCAGGCTGCTGACAAACCTTTCAGTCACAGACAAACATCAACACTTGCTGAAAGAATCCATTACACTTTTACTGTCTCTACTTGTGGTGAGCAATGAAGCATTACAG gttCAGGCCTTGAGAGTCCTTGTGAATTTGTCCTCTAATCCAGATATGATGGATGACATTGTTCAAGCTCAG GCTCCAGCTTCTGTTGTGCTACTGTTTGACGCACGAACAGCCTCTACGGTGCTTCTGCGACTGCTGACATTTGCAGGAAACTTACAGGCTTGGAGGCCCTCGGCTCAAGTAGCTGATGAACTGAGGCGGAAGCAGGATTGCCTTTTCCGGGTCATGTTAGATGAATCCTCCCAGCTCCACAGCAGACTGGTCCAGCTCCTTTCACACCCTGATGGGGAAATTCAGGCCCAGGTGGCTCGTATCTTGACATAG